The genome window CCGAAAGCGTCGCGGTGCGGCGCCAACGCCTGGACGCCGCGCTGGACGCGCAACTGGCGCTGATCGAAATCCAGCGCCTCACCGGCGAGCCCTTCCTCGCCGCCAACACCGCCCCCGCAGGAGCCACGCCATGAAGCCCGAACTGTTGATCGCCGCGGGCCTGCTGGCCCTGACCCTGAGCGCCTGCGGCGGCGCGGAAAAAAATCCCGCCGCGCCGGCCGCCGCCGCGCAAGGCAAGGACGACCACGCCGGCGAAGGCCATGCCGAC of Salifodinibacter halophilus contains these proteins:
- a CDS encoding TolC family protein — protein: ESVAVRRQRLDAALDAQLALIEIQRLTGEPFLAANTAPAGATP